The Nocardia higoensis genome has a segment encoding these proteins:
- a CDS encoding ESX secretion-associated protein EspG, with protein sequence MHSWELTDLEFRVLCERHADSHIPPPLTYQGRAETADDYERQKISTWERLRATGDPKFAEMTRVLVRPEVSVRVLSWYDRGRDDPKLWVRARAGRTGAHGYLVIQKPGETIGHSGGYTVVDCGPRGLAEAIVKLLPPGVEAGRAGTIPIVTDQVDVGEEYGRPRSLVTETADEPGMSRSREFFDTPATRTGAITVHQGHSMYGPRGLVEHILVWRDLPGDGRYVIELPAVTPIAVGIGRKWLTKKVDDAIEDMLARTESHWEMQI encoded by the coding sequence ATGCACAGCTGGGAACTGACCGACCTGGAATTCCGGGTGCTCTGTGAACGCCACGCCGACAGCCATATCCCGCCGCCGCTGACCTACCAGGGCCGCGCCGAGACCGCCGACGACTACGAACGTCAGAAGATCTCGACCTGGGAGCGGTTGCGGGCCACGGGCGACCCGAAGTTCGCCGAGATGACTCGGGTATTGGTCCGTCCCGAGGTCTCCGTCCGGGTACTCAGCTGGTACGACCGCGGGCGCGACGATCCGAAGCTGTGGGTGCGCGCACGTGCCGGGCGCACCGGCGCGCACGGGTATCTGGTCATCCAGAAGCCCGGTGAAACCATCGGCCACAGTGGCGGTTACACCGTCGTGGACTGCGGTCCTCGCGGCTTGGCGGAGGCGATCGTGAAACTGCTTCCGCCAGGGGTCGAGGCCGGTCGCGCCGGAACGATTCCCATCGTCACCGACCAGGTGGATGTCGGCGAGGAGTACGGGCGTCCACGTTCGCTGGTCACCGAGACCGCCGACGAACCCGGAATGAGTCGCAGCAGAGAGTTTTTCGACACCCCGGCCACCCGGACCGGCGCGATCACCGTGCACCAGGGCCACTCCATGTACGGACCGCGCGGTCTCGTCGAGCACATTCTCGTGTGGCGGGATCTCCCTGGCGACGGTCGATACGTCATCGAGTTGCCCGCTGTCACACCGATTGCCGTCGGAATCGGGCGCAAATGGCTGACCAAGAAGGTCGACGACGCCATCGAGGACATGCTGGCGCGCACCGAGAGTCATTGGGAGATGCAGATCTGA